In Zingiber officinale cultivar Zhangliang chromosome 1A, Zo_v1.1, whole genome shotgun sequence, a genomic segment contains:
- the LOC122009238 gene encoding E3 ubiquitin-protein ligase ATL4-like, protein MPKASTCASASAMDGLPPPPPPPFVIVDPLPLAVDPNNFPPPASSSSSISLGSTLLIITAVLGFSFVVCLFIRLGLRLRRSSALVAPAPVLSRTDPSDSVPEELTNKNNNNSAPIVSRLSLLELSSSLAAHSKSSPDCAVCLHSFLPDEHIRRLPTCSHAFHAECVDTWIRNSPSCPLCRAPVASPPLPPPSTAARHVKMTTRGSQGGSSVRGGSRNLSLPPLLASPPRRRFYSTGSSIANLMEEDVEAAMERIWEQSDYEASTSAYRGPSPQRNEIWAAMGSGGRRGSLMDSMDLSSLSPSFRSAASSFRHSIPSTDQDQEEASGGEGGPDFTRNWEAEEDLLSAVYQWIIGV, encoded by the coding sequence ATGCCCAAAGCCTCCACCTGCGCCTCCGCATCCGCCATGGACGGTCTCCCTCCGCCGCCTCCGCCACCGTTTGTTATCGTCGATCCCCTGCCGCTGGCGGTTGATCCGAACAACTTCCCACCgcccgcctcctcctcctcttcgatATCTTTGGGCTCGACGCTTCTCATCATCACAGCCGTCCTCGGCTTCAGTTTCGTCGTTTGCCTCTTCATCCGCCTCGGCCTCCGCCTCCGACGCTCTTCTGCCCTGGTCGCCCCCGCTCCTGTCCTCTCTCGCACCGATCCATCCGATTCCGTCCCCGAGGAGCTAACCAACAAGAACAACAACAACTCGGCGCCGATCGTCTCCCGCCTCTCTCTCCTGGAGCTCAGCTCCTCCCTCGCCGCGCACTCCAAATCCTCTCCTGACTGTGCTGTCTGTCTCCACTCCTTCCTCCCTGACGAGCATATCCGCCGCCTTCCCACCTGCAGCCACGCCTTTCACGCGGAATGCGTCGACACATGGATCCGGAACTCCCCGTCCTGCCCTCTCTGCCGCGCCCCTGTCGCATCTCCTCCGCTTCCGCCACCTTCGACAGCTGCGCGTCACGTCAAAATGACGACCAGAGGAAGCCAAGGGGGAAGCTCAGTGCGAGGCGGATCGAGGAACTTATCTCTCCCCCCTCTTCTGGCTTCGCCACCCCGCCGCCGCTTCTACTCGACCGGATCGTCTATCGCTAACCTGATGGAAGAGGATGTGGAGGCGGCAATGGAGCGAATCTGGGAGCAATCGGACTACGAAGCTTCGACCTCCGCCTACAGGGGGCCATCTCCGCAGAGAAATGAGATCTGGGCGGCCATGGGTAGCGGGGGTAGGAGGGGGAGTCTGATGGATTCCATGGACCTCTCGTCCCTGTCCCCATCCTTCCGGTCTGCGGCGTCGTCATTCCGGCACTCCATCCCGTCGACCGACCAAGACCAAGAGGAAGCCTCCGGCGGCGAAGGGGGGCCAGATTTCACCCGGAATTGGGAGGCGGAGGAGGACCTCCTCTCAGCCGTGTACCAGTGGATCATAGGGGTATAA